The Caldicellulosiruptor obsidiansis OB47 genome segment TGTAGCCTTCCATTTGGGGATTGAAACTTAAACACCTTTCTTATATCATTGTCTATAGCAGAGTTTGTAGCCTTCCATTTGGGGATTGAAACGCTTTAACTGTGCAGGTATTATCGCTATTGGTCTGTGTTTGTAGCCTTCCATTTGGGGATTGAAACAATTATAACATACAAGGCGAGGGAGTTTTAGATTTTGTTTGTAGCCTTCCATTTGGGGATTGAAACTTTGCATTCAATGTGAATACCATTCAGTCCTACAACGGTTTGTAGCCTTCCATTTGGGGATTGAAACGGCTTTAGCTGTATATAATACAGGTGGCACATATAGTTTGTAGCCTTCCATTTGGGGATTGAAACAGAAGTTGTTACTACCCGGTGAGATAAGCGCTTTGTATAGTTTGTAGCCTTCCATTTGGGGATTGAAACGAATTAAAAAACATTATAAAAGAAGTAGTGTATAATGTTTGTAGCCTTCCATTTGGGGATTGAAACTTAAGTTGTTCCAAAGTTTCTATCCCTTGTTCCTTCCAGTTTGTAGCCTTCCATTTGGGGATTGAAACGGTGCAGGCATGACCTGTACAATGTATACCGCTGCGGTTTGTAGCCTTCCATTTGGGGATTGAAACTAGAAAGCGAGACGTTATATGACATCATCATGAAGGGTTTGTAGCCTTCCATTTGGGGATTGAAACGTCTATCATTCTGTCTTGCTGTGCTACTAATATAATATGTTTGTAGCCTTCCCTTTGGGGATTGAAACATCAAATAAGAACACACATCAGGTTTGAGAGCACCTTCGTTTGTAGCCTCCCCTTTGGGGATTGAAACGGTAATCCCCAATCGGGATGATACCATGTTCCTTTGTAGTTTGTAGCCTTCCCTTTGGGGATTGAGGAGAGAGGAGAGCCTCCTATTTGGGGATTGAAACCAATTTGCCAAAGGGTTATAAGAAAAAATACAGCGACCAACCAGATGAGTAGCAAAAAGCTGTTGGAAAAGTAAAATTAGCAGAGTATTAATTTGGTATATACCAGTATCAAATAAAAGATAAAACATACAACTACAAAATAAAAAGAACTTCAACGAAAGGGAAAAAAAGAACGAAGGTTAAATATGTTGGGGATAGTTTTTGGAGTTGATGGGTTACAAATGGGGAAAAAGAGAATAGCTCTTTTTGAATTGGAGGCAAGAAAATTTTTTAATAATATTAATCCAAAAGTTGGGTAACCAAAATAAAAGAAATATTATCACTTAGTTTTTTATTCTGAATTCTCTTTTGAAACTCCGAACAAAAGTCATCAGTAGAGAAAATTTGTGATATCTCATTTTCGAATTCTTCCCAGAACCCATCACTACAAATAATAAATTTGTCTTTATCAAGAATTTCTGTTTCATTTTTGTAAATTTGAATCTCTGTTTGATAGTTGTCTGCCACTATTGCAGAAGTTAAAATATGTTTTTTAGAATGTACCTTCGCTTCGTCTACAGTTATACAACCGCTTGAAACAAGTTCTTCAACCACCGTATGGTCTTTGGTTAATTTCACTATTCTTGGGCCAAGCAATCTATATACCCTGCAGTCGCCCACGTTGAAAATGTAGAGTTTACTGTCAATAACCAAGATTCCTGCTATTGTGCATCCCATTCCAGAACTGTTTGGGCTTATACGGTTATAATTTTCTAACTCATCTCTTGCTTTTTTAATTGCATCTTCAATAGAGAGCTTTTTAGTCATTATATCTTCTTTATAGCGTTGCAAAACTTCTAAAACTATCTTTGACGCCAATTCACCTTTAGTATTTCCTCCAATACCATCTGCCACAGCAAGAAGAACACTTCTACTATCAATATTTAAACTCTCGCATTTATCCATATCTGTACTACTTATAATTTTTTCAAAAACTAACAAAGAATCTTCGTTTGTATCTCGTAAATTTCCTTTATTTGTAAAATAAATAACTCTAAACATATTTTCAACTCCTATTCGGGATTAATGTAAGTCATCTACTGTAAGCTCAAGAGACAACGAAAGTGATATCCTGTCACCTTTTTTGATTATTTCTTTGCCATTTATCCTTTTTCCATTTATATAAACTCCATTTGTGCTATTTAAGTCCTCCACATACCAGATACCTGCCTGTTTAAAAAATTTTGCATGTTTTCTTGAAACAGTCTTATAATCTTTCAAATATTCTTTCCCCTTTTCATGTCTGCCAACTACATCGCCGCTGAAAACCTCTATAAAGAAATTTTCTCCTTTCAAAATAATTTTCGGAATTTCAATTGTTGTTTTATCATCAATATATAAATTTTTCTTTCCCGAATCAACAGTTTTTTCAACTTCTTCAACCACATACTCTTCAGTTACTGGCACATTACTTATGTCTGCCATACAATTAAAGCATATTATCTCGTCTGGAGAATTTTGTAAATTACAACTCGGACATATTTTATAACTCTTCATTTACCAACACCTCTATATCTTTTTGGTAAGGAATACCTATCATAATTATTTTATCCTTTTGTTCAACAATCTGAAGAATCTTTTCTTTCCTCTTTTTTATCCATGGTAAATAATCTTTGCTCAAAGACTCATTAAAAAGGAAAAAACGCTGATTTTCTGAACCCTTCCAGATTAATTCACTCTCAAGCCCTTTTATAAAAGGAGAATCTACCATTGCATCTATTAGTTTTAATAAATCTTTATCTTTACTTAAAAGGTATTCATATGTATATCCTGTATAAACAAGAATGTCATCAAAAAACTCTCTTATAGAATTCAAAAGAACTTTCAACGCCTCATTCTGATCAAAAGGCTCACCACCGCTTATTGTTAGTCTTTTGCAGCCAAAACTTTTAAGGATATCAGCAACTTCTTCTATCTTAATTGCTTTGCTTTTGTCAAATTCCCATGTATGCACAGACATGCATCCCTTACATCTTATCGAGCATCCCTGTAACCAAATACCAACTCTTTTTCCAGGTCCAAGTGTGTAAACCGGATAATGTATAATACTAACTAACAACTCGTCCATCAAGTTCCCACCTATCTTCACGTTTAAGCAGTCTGTCTACTCTAACAATGCTTCCTTCCTGGGGAAATAACTTAAACAGAAGTTCAGCTAAAGGATTTATAAATAAAAGTTCAAGTTTGTTGCCTATACCCCTACCCCCCATAGACAGATCTTTTGTAACTTCTTCGAAGATTATCTGTTGGACATTATCTGAGATTTCAAGTTTTATCTTTTTGTCTTCCTCAAGTTTTATCTTAACGTTATTTAGCATCTTATTCAGTATTTTTTTCACATTTTCATTGCGTATAAAATCAAATACAATGATATTTTCCCCTATACGATTTAGAATTTCAGGTCTTGCAATTTTGAAAGTAAAATATTCCTTTATAGCTTCAGTCAAAATCTTTTCAATTTCTTCATAACTCATTTCTGGCAAGACACGCTGTATTTTTCTTCCATCCAAAGTCATCTCGTAAACCCCAAGATTAGATGTAAATATTATTAAGCTCTCAGAAAAGTATACAGTCTCACCCCTTCCTGACGTAAGTCTGCCATCATCAAGTATTTGTAAGAAAATATCAAGTATTTTTGGATGAGCCTTTTCTATTTCATCAAAAAGTATTACTGAAAAAGGATTTTGTTTTACAGCATTAGTCAATTCTCCCCCTACATCATAGCCCACATAGCCAGGAGGTGCACCTATGAGTCTTTGGTCAGAATGTTCATGGGAAAACTCTGACATATCAAACCTTATATAATGATGTTCACTTCCAAATATTAGTTCTGTTATGGCTTTTGCAAGTTCTGTCTTGCCCACGCCAGTTGGTCCTGCAAAGAATAAAACACCCTTCGGTCTGTTAGAATACCTTGAAAACTGTGAACCTGACAGATTAAAAAAAGCTCTTCTTAGTATAGTAGCAGCTTGTTTTACTGCTTTTTCCTGTCCCATAACTCTGCTGTTTAAAAACTCTTCTGCATTATTCAATCTGTCTTTATCTATTTTTGCCCAT includes the following:
- a CDS encoding PP2C family protein-serine/threonine phosphatase; the encoded protein is MFRVIYFTNKGNLRDTNEDSLLVFEKIISSTDMDKCESLNIDSRSVLLAVADGIGGNTKGELASKIVLEVLQRYKEDIMTKKLSIEDAIKKARDELENYNRISPNSSGMGCTIAGILVIDSKLYIFNVGDCRVYRLLGPRIVKLTKDHTVVEELVSSGCITVDEAKVHSKKHILTSAIVADNYQTEIQIYKNETEILDKDKFIICSDGFWEEFENEISQIFSTDDFCSEFQKRIQNKKLSDNISFILVTQLLD
- a CDS encoding FHA domain-containing protein, producing MKSYKICPSCNLQNSPDEIICFNCMADISNVPVTEEYVVEEVEKTVDSGKKNLYIDDKTTIEIPKIILKGENFFIEVFSGDVVGRHEKGKEYLKDYKTVSRKHAKFFKQAGIWYVEDLNSTNGVYINGKRINGKEIIKKGDRISLSLSLELTVDDLH
- a CDS encoding 4Fe-4S single cluster domain-containing protein translates to MDELLVSIIHYPVYTLGPGKRVGIWLQGCSIRCKGCMSVHTWEFDKSKAIKIEEVADILKSFGCKRLTISGGEPFDQNEALKVLLNSIREFFDDILVYTGYTYEYLLSKDKDLLKLIDAMVDSPFIKGLESELIWKGSENQRFFLFNESLSKDYLPWIKKRKEKILQIVEQKDKIIMIGIPYQKDIEVLVNEEL
- a CDS encoding AAA family ATPase, encoding MGNNIVPEKIQGVPKFAKEILRFCSITSQFILFGNIYDLFPFPQGDKYIPMNITQFIASLLTTYDNYKTVIEYIPLEGFRLLKGDEEIFTNLTGRKISDKIVFLLDAYETIEKFLVGDEKTAVLINFSSRLPEISCSRDLPDFLYHTFKLSININQKGNPPSFNPIIFLVEKENDLPPWYTVENPRIRTIPIPKPDFEIRRWIAQSLLPRMDEWASLNEVKKEEVIKDFVNLTSGMFAREMLSIVVLSKRENLSVREIGEATRRYKVGVSENPWAKIDKDRLNNAEEFLNSRVMGQEKAVKQAATILRRAFFNLSGSQFSRYSNRPKGVLFFAGPTGVGKTELAKAITELIFGSEHHYIRFDMSEFSHEHSDQRLIGAPPGYVGYDVGGELTNAVKQNPFSVILFDEIEKAHPKILDIFLQILDDGRLTSGRGETVYFSESLIIFTSNLGVYEMTLDGRKIQRVLPEMSYEEIEKILTEAIKEYFTFKIARPEILNRIGENIIVFDFIRNENVKKILNKMLNNVKIKLEEDKKIKLEISDNVQQIIFEEVTKDLSMGGRGIGNKLELLFINPLAELLFKLFPQEGSIVRVDRLLKREDRWELDGRVVS